A DNA window from Caldanaerobius fijiensis DSM 17918 contains the following coding sequences:
- a CDS encoding GntR family transcriptional regulator, which produces MERLDEKSPIALYIQLRNILIDKIKSGQWKVNDKIPTERELCDMYNVSRATVRLALQELERDGYIYRKQGRGTFVAPPKIEQNITHFYSFSEEMKKRGLVPSSKILGFEVIKSDKKLADILNLKEGDEVLSLKRLRLANGEPIMLETSYLPYNMCRDMTREDVEKMSLYEALRTKCGIIPNSADETFEPVLTNSYEAEVLNYEAGKPALLLERITYSFGTPIEYNKGIVRGDRCKYRVSLK; this is translated from the coding sequence ATGGAAAGATTGGATGAGAAAAGTCCTATAGCATTGTATATTCAATTGAGAAATATATTGATAGATAAGATTAAAAGCGGGCAATGGAAGGTCAATGATAAAATACCTACAGAGAGGGAATTGTGCGATATGTATAATGTAAGCAGAGCAACCGTCAGATTGGCTCTGCAGGAATTAGAGAGAGACGGATACATATATAGGAAGCAAGGCCGTGGAACATTTGTTGCGCCACCTAAGATTGAACAAAATATAACCCATTTTTATAGCTTTAGTGAAGAGATGAAAAAGCGGGGATTAGTTCCATCTTCTAAAATATTGGGTTTTGAAGTTATAAAATCGGACAAAAAATTAGCGGATATTTTAAACCTAAAAGAAGGAGATGAGGTTTTAAGCCTGAAAAGGTTAAGGTTGGCCAATGGCGAGCCTATAATGCTTGAGACATCTTACCTTCCTTACAACATGTGCCGGGATATGACGCGGGAAGATGTGGAGAAGATGTCTCTTTATGAAGCCTTGAGGACAAAATGTGGCATTATTCCTAATAGCGCTGATGAGACCTTTGAGCCGGTTTTAACTAACTCCTACGAAGCAGAGGTATTAAATTATGAGGCAGGTAAGCCTGCGCTGCTTTTAGAGCGAATAACATATTCTTTCGGCACACCGATAGAGTACAATAAGGGCATTGTGAGAGGAGATAGATGTAAGTACCGCGTATCTTTAAAATAG
- a CDS encoding sugar phosphate isomerase/epimerase family protein, whose amino-acid sequence MKTGFRTVGFSKWNIFDALKKIKEIGYEGVELCLEHPDMQSEKMDDEMIADVRRYLDGIGLEIASVSYHGDNDPLDVKISNTYKAIDIANKIGASILIINCEKKSNEVAGQYESLVKRMKDFASYAEQRGIVLAFEPEPLLIIQTVDDMIRLMDDVCSDNLKVNMDVGHTYITDPDLPEAILKLKDKIVHVHLEDIKNKVHSHLYPLDGDIDYKKMFHAFEEIGYNGYYVIDMFYIQEAPDVHAKVCFDRLQKLS is encoded by the coding sequence GTGAAAACTGGTTTTAGGACAGTAGGGTTTAGCAAGTGGAATATATTTGACGCGTTGAAAAAGATTAAAGAGATAGGGTACGAAGGAGTTGAACTTTGTCTCGAGCATCCTGATATGCAGTCCGAGAAAATGGATGATGAAATGATAGCTGATGTGCGACGTTATCTTGACGGAATAGGTCTTGAAATAGCATCGGTAAGCTATCATGGGGATAATGACCCCCTTGATGTTAAGATATCGAATACTTACAAAGCAATTGATATCGCCAATAAGATAGGGGCATCTATTCTGATAATTAACTGCGAAAAGAAGAGTAATGAAGTCGCCGGTCAGTATGAAAGTCTTGTTAAAAGGATGAAAGACTTTGCATCATATGCAGAGCAACGCGGTATAGTGCTGGCCTTTGAACCAGAACCATTATTGATTATACAGACAGTAGATGATATGATTAGATTAATGGATGATGTTTGTAGTGATAATTTGAAAGTAAATATGGATGTAGGCCATACATATATTACCGATCCGGATTTGCCTGAAGCAATATTAAAGCTTAAAGATAAAATTGTCCATGTGCATCTGGAAGACATAAAAAATAAGGTACACAGTCATCTATACCCGTTGGATGGAGATATAGATTATAAAAAGATGTTTCATGCGTTTGAGGAGATAGGCTATAATGGCTACTATGTAATAGATATGTTTTACATACAGGAAGCACCTGATGTACACGCAAAGGTCTGCTTTGACAGGCTTCAAAAATTGTCATGA